A window of the Oscillospiraceae bacterium NTUH-002-81 genome harbors these coding sequences:
- a CDS encoding DUF6773 family protein, translating into MKKMKNNLDERQELELLRIEHNGCWLAFWGLLIVMLIQLLTGNDGARNLAGEWAVFMCLALYLTIACIKNGIWDRKLRPTFQTNLIASTIAAVITGVIWFLISYKNYHKLIGAIATGIIMFLCIEVLCFLALTITSKLYKTRLQKLEDIEDHSADED; encoded by the coding sequence ATGAAGAAAATGAAGAATAATCTGGATGAACGGCAGGAGTTAGAACTGCTTCGGATCGAACATAACGGCTGCTGGCTCGCTTTCTGGGGATTGCTGATCGTCATGCTGATCCAGCTGCTCACAGGAAATGACGGTGCCCGAAATCTGGCAGGCGAATGGGCTGTCTTTATGTGTCTCGCCCTGTATCTCACCATCGCCTGTATCAAAAATGGCATCTGGGACAGAAAGCTGCGGCCCACGTTCCAGACGAACCTCATCGCCAGCACCATTGCCGCGGTTATTACCGGTGTGATCTGGTTCCTTATTTCTTATAAAAATTACCACAAGCTTATCGGGGCCATTGCCACCGGAATCATTATGTTCTTATGTATAGAAGTTTTATGTTTCCTGGCACTGACCATTACTTCCAAACTGTATAAAACCAGATTACAAAAACTGGAAGACATAGAAGACCATTCTGCGGATGAAGACTAA
- a CDS encoding AEC family transporter yields MVFHLQLTLFLLLVFGYVCARVGIITKEGRKVLTALVIDLFLPCSIIRSFCVTFDESILQKMGLILFIGFAYQFASLFLSRFLFPGAEKGQQVCMKYGIICSNAGFMGQPMAEGVLGSEGLLYASVALIPIRLFMWSAGLALFTATDRKSVVKKLLTHPCMVAVYIGLVPMISGLRFPTFLDDALRYTGSCTTAVSMMVIGAILAETDIRKIAGKGWILYYSLLRLIVIPLVVYGILEACGVDAMLIDVSVLMAAMPAGSTTAMLAASYDGDAPFASGMIFMSTLLSMVTQPLIGLLFGG; encoded by the coding sequence ATGGTGTTTCATTTACAGCTGACGCTATTTTTGCTGCTGGTATTCGGTTATGTCTGTGCCCGGGTGGGCATTATCACAAAGGAAGGGCGGAAGGTACTGACGGCGCTGGTCATCGACCTGTTTTTGCCCTGCTCCATCATCCGCTCCTTCTGTGTGACCTTTGATGAGAGCATTTTACAGAAAATGGGCCTGATCCTTTTTATCGGGTTTGCCTATCAGTTTGCATCCCTGTTTCTTTCCCGGTTTTTGTTTCCTGGGGCGGAAAAGGGGCAGCAGGTGTGCATGAAATACGGCATCATCTGTTCCAATGCGGGCTTCATGGGACAGCCCATGGCAGAGGGCGTGCTGGGCAGCGAGGGGCTTCTGTACGCTTCGGTGGCCCTCATTCCCATCCGGCTGTTCATGTGGTCGGCGGGGCTGGCGCTGTTTACCGCCACCGACCGGAAATCGGTGGTGAAGAAGCTGCTGACACACCCGTGCATGGTGGCTGTTTACATTGGCCTGGTGCCCATGATTTCCGGCCTTCGTTTTCCCACGTTTCTGGATGATGCCCTGCGCTACACGGGCAGCTGCACCACAGCGGTGTCCATGATGGTCATCGGTGCGATCCTGGCGGAGACGGATATCCGTAAAATTGCCGGAAAGGGATGGATCCTTTATTATTCCCTGCTGCGGCTCATCGTCATTCCGCTGGTGGTGTACGGCATTCTGGAAGCCTGCGGGGTGGATGCCATGCTCATCGACGTCAGCGTGCTCATGGCGGCCATGCCTGCGGGAAGCACCACGGCCATGCTGGCAGCTTCCTATGACGGGGATGCGCCCTTTGCTTCGGGCATGATTTTCATGTCCACACTGCTGTCCATGGTGACACAGCCGCTGATCGGCCTGCTGTTCGGCGGCTGA
- a CDS encoding ABC transporter substrate-binding protein gives MKKRYVSYLAAALAGVLAVGCLAGCGKKDTAGKGDLTTVTLNEVAHSIFYAPQYVAIEKGYFKEEGIALELVTGFGADKTMTAVLSGEADIGFMGSEASIYVYSQNPDDYIVNFAQLTQRAGNFLVAREPADDFQWADLKGKNVLGGRKGGMPQMVFEYILKKNGIDPARDLTIDQSIDFGSTAAAFSGGQGDYTVEFEPAATSLEQEKAGYVVASLGEASGYVPYTAYSAKQSYMEKHPELIQAFTNALQKGMDFVNSHTPEEIAKVIAPQFAETDLDTLTTIVKRYYDQKTWKEDLIFEEDSFLLLEDILDEAGELAQWVPYEQLVTAEYAEKAVK, from the coding sequence ATGAAGAAGAGATATGTGTCGTATCTGGCAGCTGCGCTGGCCGGGGTGCTTGCGGTTGGCTGTCTTGCGGGCTGCGGTAAAAAGGATACTGCCGGGAAAGGGGATCTGACGACGGTAACGCTCAACGAGGTGGCCCATTCGATTTTTTATGCGCCCCAGTATGTGGCCATCGAAAAAGGCTATTTCAAAGAGGAGGGCATTGCGCTGGAGCTGGTGACGGGATTCGGTGCGGATAAGACGATGACGGCGGTGCTGTCCGGGGAGGCGGATATCGGATTTATGGGCTCGGAGGCGTCCATCTATGTGTACAGTCAGAACCCGGACGATTATATTGTGAACTTTGCGCAGCTGACCCAACGGGCTGGGAATTTCCTGGTGGCGCGGGAACCGGCGGATGATTTTCAGTGGGCGGATTTGAAGGGAAAAAATGTGCTGGGCGGACGGAAGGGCGGCATGCCGCAGATGGTCTTTGAGTATATCCTGAAGAAAAATGGCATTGACCCGGCCCGTGACCTGACCATCGACCAGAGCATTGATTTTGGCAGCACGGCAGCGGCTTTTTCCGGAGGCCAGGGCGACTACACGGTGGAGTTTGAACCGGCGGCCACCAGCCTGGAGCAGGAGAAGGCCGGTTATGTGGTGGCTTCTCTGGGGGAGGCGTCCGGCTATGTGCCTTATACGGCTTACAGTGCCAAGCAGAGTTATATGGAAAAACATCCGGAGCTGATCCAGGCGTTCACCAATGCACTGCAGAAGGGCATGGATTTTGTAAACAGCCATACGCCGGAGGAGATCGCCAAGGTGATCGCCCCGCAGTTTGCGGAGACGGATCTGGATACGCTGACGACCATTGTGAAGCGGTACTATGATCAGAAAACCTGGAAAGAAGATCTGATTTTTGAGGAGGATAGCTTCTTATTATTAGAGGATATTCTGGATGAGGCCGGGGAGCTGGCGCAGTGGGTGCCTTACGAGCAGCTGGTGACGGCAGAATACGCAGAGAAGGCAGTTAAGTAA
- a CDS encoding helix-turn-helix transcriptional regulator: MAKNIAIKVARAEKDMTQKALAEAVGVSRQTMNAIEKGEYNPTIRLCRKICHILDKRLDDLFWEDDEDEENEE; the protein is encoded by the coding sequence TTGGCAAAGAATATTGCGATCAAAGTGGCGCGGGCCGAAAAGGATATGACGCAGAAGGCACTGGCCGAAGCTGTCGGCGTTTCACGGCAGACCATGAACGCCATTGAAAAAGGAGAATATAATCCAACGATCCGGTTATGCCGCAAGATCTGCCACATATTGGATAAGCGCCTGGATGATTTATTTTGGGAGGATGATGAAGATGAAGAAAATGAAGAATAA
- a CDS encoding pyridoxal phosphate-dependent aminotransferase, whose amino-acid sequence MEKTYDITQGSKGIQRVQASPIRAILDRAAVLRSEGNKVIPLSAGEPNFNTPAPIKEAVKKAIDENYSHYGSNRGLAELRQILSAQNARETGVTYDPETEVFITSSGAEAINNAILAFVDEGDEVIIFTPAFVSYKNLVKFCGGVFVDLPLKKEDGFQIDPAALEAAVTEKTKMIILNNPNNPTGAVYTRESLAAVAKIAVEHNLLVVSDEMYSKLTYEDARFTSICEFPGMKERSLIISGFSKTYAMTGWRLGWILTDKKLGVSLLRMHQYSTTCSPTFIQKGLADAMLLPETQAEVSAMVGAFARRRQLILSGLDAIPQLSYVKPYGAFYVMVDVSKTGLTGQEFALRLLEEQFVATVPAIGLGDACEDFIRISYAASEEDIVEGLRRIRILVEALGA is encoded by the coding sequence ATGGAAAAAACATACGATATCACACAGGGCTCCAAGGGCATTCAGCGGGTACAGGCATCCCCCATCCGGGCCATTCTGGACCGGGCGGCCGTGCTTCGAAGTGAGGGCAACAAGGTCATTCCCTTAAGCGCCGGGGAGCCGAACTTTAACACCCCGGCCCCCATCAAGGAGGCAGTCAAAAAAGCCATCGATGAGAACTACAGCCATTACGGCTCCAACCGGGGGCTTGCAGAACTGCGGCAGATCCTGTCGGCGCAGAACGCCCGGGAGACCGGCGTCACCTACGATCCGGAGACGGAGGTATTCATCACTTCCAGCGGCGCCGAGGCCATCAACAACGCCATTCTGGCCTTTGTGGACGAGGGAGACGAGGTCATTATCTTCACCCCGGCCTTTGTCAGCTACAAGAATCTGGTAAAATTCTGTGGCGGCGTGTTTGTGGATCTGCCCCTGAAAAAAGAGGACGGCTTCCAGATCGATCCGGCGGCGTTGGAGGCAGCGGTGACGGAAAAAACGAAAATGATCATTTTGAATAACCCCAACAACCCCACCGGCGCGGTGTATACCAGGGAAAGTCTGGCGGCGGTGGCAAAGATCGCCGTGGAGCACAACCTGCTGGTGGTGTCCGACGAGATGTACAGCAAGCTCACCTACGAGGATGCCCGGTTCACGTCCATCTGTGAATTCCCGGGGATGAAGGAGCGCAGCCTGATCATCAGCGGATTTTCCAAGACATACGCCATGACCGGCTGGCGGCTGGGCTGGATCCTCACCGACAAAAAGCTGGGTGTGTCGCTGCTGCGGATGCACCAGTATTCCACCACCTGTTCCCCCACCTTTATCCAGAAGGGGCTGGCGGACGCCATGCTGCTGCCTGAGACCCAGGCGGAGGTAAGTGCCATGGTGGGTGCTTTCGCCAGAAGAAGACAGCTGATCCTGTCTGGACTGGATGCGATCCCGCAGCTTTCTTACGTGAAGCCCTACGGCGCTTTCTATGTGATGGTGGATGTGTCGAAGACCGGACTTACCGGCCAGGAATTTGCCTTGCGACTTTTGGAGGAGCAGTTTGTGGCAACGGTACCGGCCATCGGCTTGGGAGATGCCTGCGAGGATTTCATCCGGATTTCTTACGCGGCTTCTGAGGAGGATATCGTGGAAGGGCTGCGGCGCATCCGCATACTGGTGGAAGCGCTTGGCGCATAA
- a CDS encoding diaminopimelate decarboxylase, whose translation MKKVPFVTKEQVEEMAKTWPTPFYVYDEKGILENVRKLKQAFSWNKGYREYFAVKATPNPYIMELLKKEGVGADCSSYTELLMSEAVGLSGHDIMFSSNVTPAQDFKKAAELGAIINFDDLTHIDFFAGIAKFPETMCCRYNPGGDFAIHNQIMDSPEDAKYGMTREQLTEAFLKLKAKGVKHFGIHAFLASNTVTNAYYPKLARILFETAVELQQETGVHIAFINLSGGVGIPYTPDKEPNDILAIGEGVHKAYDDILVKAGMDDVAIFTELGRFVLGPYGCLVTKAIHEKHIYKEYIGCDACAANLMRPAIYGAYHHITVLGKENEPCDHMYDVTGGLCENNDKFAIDRMLPKIDMGDYLVIHDAGAHGFSMGYNYNGKLRSAELLLHEDGSVQMIRRAETPKDYFATFDFSGLFDAPEYEK comes from the coding sequence ATGAAGAAAGTACCTTTTGTGACAAAGGAGCAGGTCGAAGAGATGGCAAAGACCTGGCCGACCCCTTTTTATGTATATGATGAGAAGGGCATTTTGGAAAATGTGCGGAAATTAAAGCAGGCATTTTCTTGGAATAAAGGATATAGAGAGTATTTTGCAGTAAAGGCAACGCCCAACCCGTATATCATGGAGCTTCTGAAAAAAGAGGGCGTGGGCGCGGACTGCTCTTCTTACACAGAGCTTCTCATGTCTGAGGCAGTGGGCCTGTCCGGACATGATATCATGTTTTCATCCAATGTGACCCCGGCACAGGACTTCAAGAAAGCTGCAGAGCTGGGGGCCATCATCAACTTTGATGATCTGACCCACATTGATTTCTTTGCAGGCATTGCCAAATTCCCGGAGACCATGTGCTGCAGATACAATCCGGGCGGCGATTTCGCCATCCACAACCAGATCATGGACAGCCCGGAGGATGCCAAGTACGGCATGACCAGAGAGCAGCTGACAGAGGCGTTTCTGAAGCTGAAAGCCAAGGGTGTGAAGCATTTTGGTATCCATGCATTCCTGGCCAGCAACACCGTGACCAATGCCTACTATCCGAAGCTGGCAAGAATCCTGTTTGAGACGGCGGTAGAGCTGCAGCAGGAGACCGGCGTGCATATCGCATTCATCAACCTTTCCGGCGGCGTGGGCATCCCGTACACACCGGACAAGGAGCCCAATGACATCCTGGCCATCGGCGAGGGTGTGCACAAGGCATACGATGACATTCTGGTGAAAGCAGGCATGGATGACGTGGCCATCTTCACCGAGCTGGGCCGTTTTGTCCTTGGACCTTATGGCTGCTTGGTGACCAAAGCCATCCATGAGAAACACATTTACAAGGAGTACATCGGCTGTGATGCCTGCGCGGCAAACCTGATGCGTCCGGCCATTTACGGCGCTTACCATCACATCACCGTGCTGGGCAAGGAGAACGAGCCCTGCGATCACATGTACGATGTGACCGGCGGCCTGTGTGAGAACAATGACAAGTTTGCCATTGACCGGATGCTGCCCAAGATCGACATGGGCGATTACCTGGTGATCCACGATGCCGGCGCTCACGGATTTTCCATGGGCTACAACTACAACGGCAAGCTCCGTTCCGCAGAGCTGCTGCTGCATGAGGATGGCAGCGTGCAGATGATCCGCCGGGCAGAGACGCCGAAGGATTACTTTGCAACCTTTGATTTTTCCGGACTGTTTGACGCACCGGAATATGAAAAATAA
- a CDS encoding NAD(P)-dependent oxidoreductase, with protein MEKKRVLVSGQTYAKDNRKYVDAIAEKYQTEIIYNPNPGAMKEEQLIAAINENQAKGLLVYSSSDEVTEKVLTSCPTLKVISRHGVGLENIDQEAAARCGIAIYNTKNSHDYEAVADWVFAAMFDLSRNLRFYDQELKEGRWTRCQSTNLWGKTLGITGYGRIGKTVARRAAAFHMRVMVLHPHSGNEAGAPDYIEFASLDEILREADFLSLHSIVTSSTRGMIGKKQLDAMKPTAFLINSGRAALVDQEALVEALKNHTIGGAAVDVFTNEPATGDPLMDPALTNVLVTPHVGIYTEETLREIDILAMENLVSHL; from the coding sequence ATGGAGAAAAAAAGAGTGCTGGTGAGCGGCCAGACGTATGCGAAGGATAATCGGAAATATGTGGACGCCATCGCGGAAAAATACCAGACGGAAATTATCTATAACCCCAATCCCGGGGCCATGAAGGAGGAGCAGCTCATTGCGGCCATCAATGAAAACCAGGCCAAGGGGCTGCTGGTGTATTCCAGCTCTGATGAAGTGACTGAGAAGGTGCTGACGTCCTGTCCCACGCTGAAAGTCATTTCCAGACACGGAGTGGGTTTGGAGAACATCGATCAGGAGGCGGCGGCCAGATGCGGCATCGCCATTTATAATACAAAGAATTCCCACGATTATGAGGCCGTGGCCGACTGGGTGTTCGCAGCCATGTTTGACCTGTCCCGGAACCTGCGGTTTTACGATCAGGAGTTAAAAGAGGGACGCTGGACGAGATGCCAGAGCACGAACCTGTGGGGCAAGACACTGGGCATCACCGGCTATGGCCGGATTGGCAAGACAGTGGCACGCCGGGCGGCAGCCTTCCACATGCGGGTCATGGTGCTGCATCCCCATTCCGGCAACGAGGCGGGAGCGCCGGACTACATCGAGTTCGCCAGCCTGGATGAAATTTTGCGGGAGGCAGATTTCCTTTCCCTGCACAGCATCGTCACCAGCTCCACCAGAGGAATGATCGGGAAAAAACAGCTGGATGCCATGAAGCCCACCGCCTTTCTTATCAACAGCGGCCGGGCGGCGCTGGTGGACCAGGAGGCGCTGGTGGAGGCGCTGAAAAACCACACCATCGGCGGCGCGGCGGTGGATGTGTTCACCAATGAGCCTGCCACCGGGGATCCGCTCATGGATCCGGCCCTCACCAACGTGCTGGTGACGCCCCATGTGGGGATCTACACGGAGGAGACACTGCGGGAGATCGATATCCTGGCCATGGAAAATCTGGTGAGTCATCTTTAA
- a CDS encoding NAD(P)-dependent oxidoreductase: MKVRVYGAKEEEIAYSESLRPGYPLELAYAKEVLGPDTVDLTRGYDAVWIVTACKITEAVARRLQENGVKYVVTRSAGYDHMDLAAMKQYSLRGANVPFYSPWAISEHAILTALSLLRLAKKQQKKIAAGDYTLAGVQGKELHTMTAGVVGTGRIGYETISYLKGFHCQVLASDPYENERTARIAQYVPLEELLAQADIVFLHCPMTADNYHLLNADTIGKMKDGVYVVNNARGGLIDHAAMLEALKGGKVAGFGFDVYENETAFLRKKDVKPEQLDPVFAELLSMDNVIYTAHTGFYTDKAIESMIQVTMDNLGQYAKDGCCKNELVK; this comes from the coding sequence ATGAAAGTAAGAGTATATGGAGCAAAGGAAGAAGAGATCGCTTACAGCGAGTCTCTGCGGCCCGGCTATCCGCTGGAGCTGGCTTACGCGAAAGAGGTGCTGGGGCCGGATACGGTGGATCTGACCAGGGGGTACGATGCGGTGTGGATCGTGACGGCCTGTAAAATTACGGAAGCGGTGGCTAGACGCTTACAGGAAAACGGCGTGAAATATGTGGTGACCCGTTCTGCCGGGTACGATCATATGGATCTGGCGGCCATGAAGCAGTACAGTCTGCGTGGCGCCAACGTGCCCTTTTATTCTCCCTGGGCCATTTCCGAGCATGCGATATTGACAGCTCTCTCTCTGCTGCGGCTGGCGAAAAAACAGCAGAAGAAGATCGCAGCCGGAGACTATACGCTGGCGGGGGTACAGGGAAAGGAACTGCACACCATGACTGCCGGGGTGGTGGGTACCGGGCGCATCGGCTACGAGACGATTTCCTATCTGAAAGGTTTTCACTGTCAGGTGCTGGCCAGCGATCCCTATGAAAACGAGCGGACGGCCCGGATCGCGCAGTATGTGCCGCTGGAGGAGCTGCTGGCACAGGCGGACATCGTGTTCCTCCACTGTCCCATGACGGCGGACAACTATCACCTGCTGAACGCGGACACCATCGGAAAAATGAAGGACGGTGTGTACGTGGTGAACAACGCCAGAGGCGGGCTTATCGACCATGCCGCTATGCTGGAAGCGCTGAAGGGCGGCAAGGTGGCAGGCTTTGGCTTTGATGTGTATGAAAACGAAACCGCATTTCTGCGGAAAAAGGATGTGAAACCAGAGCAGCTGGATCCGGTGTTTGCTGAGCTGCTTTCCATGGACAATGTAATCTATACCGCGCACACCGGTTTTTACACGGACAAAGCCATTGAAAGCATGATCCAGGTGACCATGGACAATCTGGGGCAGTACGCCAAGGACGGCTGCTGCAAAAATGAGCTGGTAAAATAA